One genomic region from Conexibacter woesei Iso977N encodes:
- a CDS encoding response regulator transcription factor — MPPGSPLDILVVDDDDALRNMLTRSFEREGHRITSVADGHDALEEAGRGHFDVILLDVALGPGPTGYDIARALRARRNVTPVIMLTALDSEADAVQGLEAGADDYVTKPFGLAELRSRIRAVLRRAHGNLLDDGLLEVGNVVLDQRQREVSVDGRPVRLTFAEFELLQCLMAKPGRLQNRQELLRAIWGDSAYRDPRAIDVHIRHLREKLEEAPQDPKLILTVRGAGYRFRDR, encoded by the coding sequence GTGCCGCCCGGGTCCCCGCTCGACATCCTCGTCGTCGACGACGACGACGCCCTCCGCAACATGCTCACGCGCTCGTTCGAGCGCGAGGGTCACCGCATCACGTCCGTCGCCGACGGCCACGACGCGCTGGAGGAGGCGGGCCGCGGGCACTTCGACGTGATCCTGCTCGATGTCGCGTTGGGTCCGGGGCCGACCGGCTACGACATCGCGCGGGCTTTGCGCGCCCGGCGCAACGTGACGCCGGTGATCATGCTGACCGCGCTGGACTCCGAGGCCGACGCGGTCCAGGGCCTGGAAGCCGGCGCCGACGACTACGTCACCAAGCCGTTCGGGCTGGCCGAGCTGCGCTCGCGGATCCGGGCGGTCCTGCGCCGCGCGCACGGGAACCTGCTGGACGACGGGTTGCTGGAGGTCGGCAACGTGGTCCTGGACCAGCGCCAGCGCGAGGTGTCGGTCGACGGCAGGCCGGTCCGGCTGACGTTCGCGGAGTTCGAGCTGCTGCAGTGCCTGATGGCCAAGCCGGGGCGGCTGCAGAACCGCCAGGAGCTGCTGCGCGCGATCTGGGGCGACAGCGCCTACCGCGACCCGCGGGCGATCGACGTGCACATCCGGCACCTGCGCGAGAAGCTCGAGGAGGCGCCGCAGGATCCGAAGCTGATCCTGACCGTGCGCGGCGCGGGCTACCGGTTCCGGGACCGGTGA
- a CDS encoding SRPBCC family protein codes for MRVGAALDITAPADAVWTFVDDPARYLHFMSGITRWEVVSEEPSGLGARYRMLMHVGSAEVGGLVEVVEHDVGRDMAWVSVVGIDQRGRWRLRERRAGVTRVELRLSYGVAGSGAWGWIAEQVAAPTVRGHLRRSLQQLKRQVEHEQLRTAAAARRAARSNGHAPSST; via the coding sequence ATGCGCGTCGGCGCCGCCCTCGACATCACCGCGCCGGCCGATGCGGTCTGGACGTTCGTCGACGACCCTGCGCGGTACCTGCACTTCATGTCGGGGATCACGCGCTGGGAGGTCGTCAGCGAGGAGCCGTCCGGACTGGGCGCGCGCTACCGGATGCTCATGCACGTGGGGTCGGCCGAGGTCGGCGGGCTCGTCGAGGTCGTCGAACATGACGTGGGGCGCGACATGGCGTGGGTGAGCGTCGTCGGGATCGACCAGCGCGGCCGCTGGCGTCTGCGGGAGCGGCGGGCGGGCGTCACGCGCGTGGAGCTGCGGCTGTCCTACGGCGTCGCGGGGTCGGGCGCGTGGGGCTGGATCGCCGAGCAGGTCGCGGCGCCGACGGTCCGCGGCCACCTGCGCCGCTCGCTGCAGCAGCTCAAGCGCCAGGTCGAGCACGAGCAGTTGCGCACCGCCGCCGCGGCCCGCCGGGCCGCGCGCAGCAACGGGCACGCGCCGTCGTCGACCTAA
- a CDS encoding 1-acyl-sn-glycerol-3-phosphate acyltransferase: protein MGLSATSVVRGLAGAVASRVPPADLDERDPDYIRDTLPRMWLLASLYFRGEVRGLGNVPDAGPVLLVGNHSGGNLTPDTTVFSLAFHAYFGVERKFHQLAHNLVLSMPGLGFLRKYGTVAASPENARAALRAGAAVLVYPGGDREVHRPSWQSGRVDFGDRKGYVRLALDEDVPIVPVVAIGGQETALFLSQGEWLAKLLLLDRLFRLKVLPISLGPPWGLNVGDMLGHIPLPSKIVVEVLPPIRLREEFGSDPDVDEVHAHVVRLMQETLDALAAERRLPVIG from the coding sequence ATGGGGCTCTCCGCCACCAGCGTGGTCCGCGGCCTGGCCGGCGCCGTCGCGTCCCGCGTCCCGCCGGCCGACCTCGACGAACGCGACCCGGACTACATCCGGGACACGCTGCCGCGCATGTGGCTGCTCGCGTCGCTGTACTTCCGCGGCGAGGTCCGCGGGCTGGGCAACGTCCCGGACGCCGGGCCGGTCCTGCTCGTGGGCAACCACTCGGGCGGGAACCTGACGCCGGACACGACGGTCTTCTCGCTGGCCTTCCACGCCTACTTCGGCGTCGAGCGCAAGTTCCACCAGCTCGCGCACAACCTCGTGCTCTCGATGCCGGGGCTCGGCTTCCTGCGCAAGTACGGGACGGTCGCCGCGTCGCCCGAGAACGCGCGCGCCGCGTTGCGCGCCGGGGCGGCGGTGCTCGTCTACCCCGGCGGCGACCGCGAGGTCCACCGGCCGTCGTGGCAGTCGGGGCGCGTGGACTTCGGCGACCGCAAGGGCTACGTGCGCCTCGCGCTGGACGAGGACGTCCCGATCGTCCCGGTCGTCGCGATCGGCGGGCAGGAGACCGCGCTGTTCCTGTCCCAGGGCGAGTGGCTGGCCAAGTTGTTGTTGTTGGACCGGCTGTTCCGGCTGAAGGTGCTGCCGATCTCGCTCGGGCCGCCGTGGGGGCTGAACGTCGGGGACATGTTGGGGCACATCCCGCTGCCGTCAAAGATCGTCGTCGAGGTGCTGCCGCCGATCCGGCTGCGCGAGGAGTTCGGAAGCGATCCGGATGTCGACGAGGTCCACGCGCACGTCGTCCGGCTGATGCAGGAGACGCTGGACGCGCTCGCCGCCGAGCGCCGGCTGCCGGTGATCGGCTGA
- a CDS encoding alpha/beta fold hydrolase, which translates to MSTSSLQERALALVEEGFRTLPERYLGAPAGFDVTYHVRLGDIGHTFEVRCTEHTARVRKGISARPADVVIGTDSRTWLRLRAGELSAVEAFKERTLYARGILDQAVRFEGLFSLPDGRDPLMCVRDVEVGRGRTVSTLTVGDGPSDVLLIHGLGAAKSSFFDCAAQLAAAGHRVHALDLPGFGGSSKPTTAPYTAPWFAQNVIAAMDALGIESTHLVGNSMGGRVALEIGLRHPDRVRSIAALCPAVAFVKRDFHPLVRLLRPELGLLPHKLRRGIVERQLWSMFRDPDALDPSMADVVVDEFQRIYGSASGRVAFYASARNIYLDRPFGKGGFYPRLADLEPPALFVWGTHDPLIPPGFSKYVGEALPSAEQIVLDGCGHVPQVERPEQTTGMLKRLFARADLSTRSRRRFAPAAASDADAA; encoded by the coding sequence ATGTCAACTTCGTCGCTCCAGGAACGCGCGCTCGCCCTCGTCGAGGAGGGGTTCCGGACGCTGCCCGAGCGCTACCTCGGCGCGCCGGCCGGGTTCGACGTGACCTACCACGTGCGCCTCGGCGACATCGGCCACACCTTCGAGGTCCGCTGCACCGAGCACACCGCCCGCGTGCGCAAGGGGATCAGCGCCCGCCCCGCGGACGTCGTCATCGGGACCGACTCCCGGACCTGGCTGCGCCTGCGCGCCGGCGAGTTGTCTGCCGTCGAGGCCTTCAAGGAGCGGACGCTGTACGCCCGCGGGATCCTCGACCAGGCCGTCCGCTTCGAGGGCCTGTTCAGTCTCCCCGACGGCCGCGACCCGCTGATGTGCGTGCGCGACGTCGAGGTCGGGCGCGGCCGGACGGTCTCGACGCTGACGGTCGGCGACGGTCCGTCCGACGTCCTGCTGATCCACGGCCTCGGCGCCGCCAAGTCCTCGTTCTTCGACTGCGCCGCCCAGCTCGCGGCCGCTGGGCACCGCGTCCACGCGCTCGACCTGCCCGGCTTCGGCGGCAGCTCCAAGCCGACGACCGCGCCCTACACCGCGCCGTGGTTCGCGCAGAACGTCATCGCGGCGATGGACGCGCTCGGCATCGAGTCCACGCACCTCGTCGGCAACTCGATGGGCGGCCGCGTCGCGCTGGAGATCGGCCTGCGCCACCCGGACCGCGTCCGCTCGATCGCCGCCCTCTGCCCCGCCGTCGCGTTCGTCAAGCGCGACTTCCACCCGCTCGTGCGCCTGCTGCGCCCCGAGCTCGGGCTCCTGCCCCACAAGCTGCGCCGCGGCATCGTCGAGCGCCAGCTGTGGTCGATGTTCCGCGACCCGGACGCGCTGGACCCCTCGATGGCCGACGTCGTCGTCGACGAGTTCCAGCGCATCTACGGCAGCGCCTCCGGCCGCGTCGCCTTCTACGCGAGCGCCCGGAACATCTACCTCGACAGGCCGTTCGGCAAGGGCGGCTTCTACCCGCGCCTGGCCGACCTCGAGCCGCCCGCGCTGTTCGTCTGGGGCACGCATGACCCGCTGATCCCGCCCGGCTTCTCGAAGTACGTCGGCGAGGCGCTGCCGTCCGCCGAGCAGATCGTCCTCGACGGCTGCGGCCACGTCCCGCAGGTCGAGCGCCCCGAGCAGACCACGGGCATGTTGAAGCGGTTGTTCGCCCGCGCCGACCTCAGCACGCGCTCGCGCCGCCGGTTCGCACCCGCCGCCGCGTCCGACGCCGACGCGGCGTAG
- the cysS gene encoding cysteine--tRNA ligase, translating to MPEIRLHDTRSGQLKPLVAREPGNRVGIYACGPTVYNRIHVGNARPFVVFSWLKRFLAHEGYDVTFVANVTDVNDKIYDAARAAGVGSEELAVEMTEHYRADTEALGLGRPDHEPLASETIDGIVALIQALLDRDAAYAVEGDVYFRVRSDDAYGTLSHRHLDDLDQGEGVEGIALKEDPLDFALWKAQKEGEDTAWDTPWGRGRPGWHIECSAMAEDLLGVGFEIHGGGSDLVFPHHENEAAQTRLGRGEELAQIWMHNGMLEMRGEKMSKSLGNISLLPEVLDEWGRETLLLFFASGHYHQPIVFAPDTLRDAQGRLKRIREAGRRLVDGPSPAALREHRDAFFTALADDFNTAGALAALAAWVSDANKLEDVGRDDLVEMLDIFGLAELAAPDAGDGPPPEALELLAARESARAGKDWAEADRLRDELAASGWIVRDGANGAELVPA from the coding sequence GTGCCCGAGATCCGCCTCCACGACACCCGCAGCGGTCAGCTCAAGCCGCTCGTCGCGCGCGAACCGGGGAACCGGGTCGGCATCTACGCGTGCGGGCCGACCGTCTACAACCGCATCCACGTGGGGAACGCGCGGCCGTTCGTGGTGTTCTCGTGGCTGAAGCGGTTCCTGGCGCACGAGGGCTATGACGTGACGTTCGTCGCGAACGTCACGGACGTCAACGACAAGATCTACGACGCGGCTCGTGCTGCCGGCGTGGGCTCGGAGGAGCTGGCGGTCGAGATGACCGAGCACTACCGCGCCGACACCGAGGCGCTCGGGCTGGGGCGTCCGGACCACGAGCCGCTGGCGAGCGAGACGATCGACGGGATCGTGGCGCTGATCCAGGCGCTGCTCGACCGCGACGCGGCGTACGCGGTGGAGGGCGACGTGTACTTCCGGGTGCGCTCCGACGACGCGTACGGGACGCTGTCGCACCGCCATCTCGACGACCTCGACCAGGGCGAGGGCGTAGAGGGCATCGCTTTGAAGGAGGACCCGCTCGACTTCGCGCTGTGGAAGGCGCAGAAGGAGGGCGAGGACACCGCGTGGGACACGCCGTGGGGCCGCGGGCGGCCGGGCTGGCACATCGAGTGCTCGGCGATGGCGGAGGACCTGCTCGGCGTCGGCTTCGAGATCCACGGCGGCGGGTCCGACCTCGTCTTCCCGCACCACGAGAACGAGGCCGCGCAGACGCGCCTCGGACGTGGGGAGGAGCTCGCGCAGATCTGGATGCACAACGGCATGCTCGAGATGCGCGGCGAGAAGATGTCCAAGTCGCTCGGGAACATCTCGCTGCTGCCCGAGGTGCTGGACGAGTGGGGGCGCGAGACGTTGTTGTTGTTCTTCGCCTCCGGCCACTACCACCAGCCGATCGTCTTCGCCCCGGACACGCTGCGCGACGCGCAGGGGCGGCTGAAGCGGATCCGCGAGGCGGGGCGCCGCCTGGTCGACGGCCCGTCGCCCGCTGCTTTGCGCGAGCACCGCGACGCCTTCTTCACCGCGCTGGCCGACGACTTCAACACGGCCGGCGCGCTGGCCGCGCTGGCCGCGTGGGTGAGCGACGCCAACAAGCTGGAGGACGTCGGCCGCGACGACCTCGTCGAGATGTTGGACATCTTCGGCCTGGCGGAGCTCGCCGCGCCCGACGCCGGCGACGGCCCGCCCCCCGAGGCGCTGGAGCTGCTCGCCGCACGCGAGTCGGCGCGCGCCGGGAAGGACTGGGCCGAGGCCGACCGGTTGCGCGACGAGCTCGCCGCCTCCGGCTGGATCGTCCGCGATGGTGCAAACGGCGCCGAGCTGGTGCCCGCATGA
- the rlmB gene encoding 23S rRNA (guanosine(2251)-2'-O)-methyltransferase RlmB — protein sequence MSPAPKKSGGRPSGGKPRSGGGARGGSSSGGGPAKPRSSGPRSDAPSSSGGGGARGGSSSAGRGPAKPRSGGPPKPPQGPRPKRRTVPRGAEATPVAESREKPDVLYGRNPIFEALRAGRREVHRIWATAGAAKEPWLDGVQLEPADGDWLTQRAGSDAHQGLVADVGPYPYADPGELLAGAQPLIIALDEVQDPRNLGAIARSAEAAGASGIVIPRHRSAEVTAAAAKASAGAVEHLKIAQVRNLADYLAEAKAANLWVYGAAAKGTPYRQPDYTGGVVLVMGAEGTGLRPRVKAMCDDIVSLPMRGHVDSLNVSAAAAVLLYGVLDARAAAK from the coding sequence ATGAGCCCGGCACCGAAGAAGTCCGGCGGCAGGCCCTCCGGCGGCAAGCCGCGCAGCGGCGGCGGCGCGCGCGGGGGCTCGTCCTCCGGCGGCGGTCCCGCGAAGCCGCGTTCCTCCGGGCCGCGCAGCGACGCGCCGTCCTCCTCCGGAGGCGGCGGCGCGCGCGGGGGTTCCTCCTCCGCCGGTCGCGGTCCGGCCAAGCCGCGCAGCGGCGGGCCGCCGAAGCCGCCGCAGGGCCCGCGACCCAAGCGGCGCACGGTCCCGCGTGGGGCGGAGGCGACGCCGGTCGCCGAGTCCCGCGAGAAGCCGGACGTCCTCTACGGCCGCAACCCGATCTTCGAGGCGCTGCGCGCCGGGCGGCGCGAGGTGCACCGCATCTGGGCGACGGCGGGTGCCGCCAAGGAGCCGTGGCTCGACGGCGTCCAGCTGGAGCCCGCCGACGGCGACTGGCTGACCCAGCGCGCCGGCTCCGACGCCCACCAGGGCCTCGTCGCCGACGTCGGGCCCTACCCGTACGCCGACCCGGGCGAGCTGCTGGCCGGCGCGCAGCCGCTGATCATCGCGCTCGACGAGGTCCAGGACCCGCGCAACCTCGGGGCGATCGCGCGTAGCGCGGAGGCGGCCGGCGCCTCCGGGATCGTCATCCCGAGACATCGCAGCGCCGAGGTCACCGCCGCCGCCGCGAAGGCGAGCGCCGGCGCCGTCGAGCACCTCAAGATCGCCCAGGTCCGCAACCTCGCCGACTACCTCGCCGAGGCCAAGGCCGCCAACCTCTGGGTCTACGGCGCAGCCGCCAAGGGCACGCCCTATCGCCAGCCCGACTACACCGGCGGCGTCGTCCTCGTCATGGGCGCCGAAGGCACCGGCCTGCGCCCCCGCGTCAAGGCCATGTGCGACGACATCGTCTCGCTGCCGATGCGCGGCCACGTCGACTCCCTCAACGTCTCCGCCGCCGCGGCGGTCCTGCTCTACGGCGTCCTGGACGCCCGCGCCGCCGCGAAGTAG
- the sigH gene encoding RNA polymerase sporulation sigma factor SigH, whose product MARLSFNPQGQVQVDDGYLIALAKQGDPIAYDRIVRRYYGFVRLKASSYFLAGGDADDLIQEGLVGLYKAVRDYRTDRESSFRNFAELCITRQIITAVKTATRNKHTPLNQYVSFSASPASAQDGEPTLDEVIPGSPIHDPVNQVISSEELQSLVSCLSTALSELESRVLSLYLDGYSYEQVGERLGCDTKTVDNALQRVKRKVGTHLTARNVLL is encoded by the coding sequence GTGGCACGTCTCTCCTTCAACCCTCAAGGACAGGTCCAGGTCGACGATGGCTATCTCATCGCGCTGGCCAAGCAGGGTGACCCGATCGCGTACGACCGGATCGTGCGCCGCTACTACGGCTTCGTCCGGCTCAAGGCGTCGTCCTACTTCCTCGCCGGCGGCGACGCCGACGACCTGATCCAGGAAGGTCTCGTCGGCCTCTACAAGGCCGTCCGCGACTACCGCACCGACCGCGAGAGCTCCTTCCGGAACTTCGCCGAGCTGTGCATCACGCGCCAGATCATCACGGCGGTCAAGACGGCGACGCGCAACAAGCACACGCCGCTGAACCAGTACGTCTCGTTCTCCGCCTCGCCCGCCTCCGCCCAGGACGGCGAGCCTACGCTCGACGAGGTCATCCCGGGCTCGCCGATCCACGACCCGGTCAACCAGGTCATCTCCTCCGAGGAGCTGCAGTCGCTCGTCTCCTGCCTGAGCACCGCGCTCTCCGAGCTGGAGTCCCGCGTCCTGTCGCTCTACCTCGACGGCTACTCCTACGAGCAGGTCGGCGAGCGCCTCGGCTGCGACACCAAGACGGTGGACAACGCCCTCCAGCGCGTCAAGCGCAAGGTCGGCACCCATCTGACCGCCCGCAACGTCCTGCTGTAA
- a CDS encoding TetR/AcrR family transcriptional regulator yields the protein MAGPPPAASAPTRGRRDRRGEQRRAELLEAAIHLIGAHGLDAVTHRAVAAEAGVPAASTSYYFRSKDELIDEALGALAEREIALLRARRDALGELAADLDMTVEALAAWIEDQLTESGRVAMLAQYQLQLEAARRPEARDILAAWKDGTDDLAETAMRALGAEDVRTAGILLVCAIDGLRLRLMASGHEPLTPEQLRATLRALLSGLIRA from the coding sequence ATGGCCGGTCCACCACCCGCAGCCAGCGCCCCGACGCGAGGCCGCCGCGACCGCCGCGGCGAGCAGCGTCGTGCCGAGCTGCTGGAGGCGGCGATCCACCTGATCGGCGCCCACGGGCTGGACGCGGTGACCCACCGCGCGGTCGCCGCCGAGGCCGGTGTGCCGGCGGCGTCGACGTCGTACTACTTCCGCTCCAAGGACGAGCTGATCGACGAGGCGCTGGGCGCGCTGGCCGAGCGCGAGATCGCGCTGCTGCGCGCCCGCCGCGACGCGCTCGGCGAGCTGGCCGCCGACCTCGACATGACCGTCGAGGCGCTGGCCGCGTGGATCGAGGACCAGCTGACGGAGTCCGGGCGGGTCGCGATGCTGGCCCAGTACCAGCTGCAGCTGGAGGCGGCGCGGCGCCCGGAGGCGCGGGACATCCTGGCGGCCTGGAAGGACGGGACCGACGACCTCGCGGAGACCGCGATGCGCGCGCTCGGCGCCGAGGACGTCCGGACCGCGGGGATCCTGCTGGTCTGCGCGATCGACGGGCTGCGGCTGCGGCTGATGGCCTCCGGCCACGAGCCGCTGACCCCGGAGCAGCTGCGCGCGACGCTGCGCGCGTTGTTGTCCGGGTTGATCCGCGCCTAG
- a CDS encoding multicopper oxidase domain-containing protein, producing the protein MTPDPLEPFDPTTSRRRFLQVGAVGAFICTIGGKDISLSRAGDAAKADAAARTVKRPPLAGGRRPTARAAAAATPKGRTPEPTESQTYVTPSPQPGGRAVEYWIQATTVKWTVVPTERDDWHDVKIPGPSTFTATVYQQMTEGFAAPFGPAAIPGPRLHAEVGDTLVVHFRNNITGKLAQPVTMHPHGVKYNPEYDGVFIGDYTRAGGFIDSGEEFTYTWECVPEAVGTWPYHDHGPNHTLNTFRGLFGSLTIRERGDPGPDAEQVLFMHQLQPPVTGLKRAYQCFNGRAYAGNTPIVRAKVGQDVAIHIIGMDNNFHDFHIHGHRWKDEAGAFVDTPSVGPNETITARFVEDNPGRWLYHCHVFAHQDGGMAGWYLVE; encoded by the coding sequence ATGACGCCGGATCCCCTCGAACCGTTCGACCCCACCACGAGCCGCCGCCGCTTCCTGCAGGTCGGCGCCGTCGGGGCCTTCATCTGCACCATCGGCGGCAAGGACATCTCGCTGTCCAGGGCCGGCGACGCTGCCAAGGCCGATGCGGCCGCGCGCACCGTCAAGCGCCCGCCGCTGGCCGGCGGCCGCAGGCCGACCGCCCGCGCCGCGGCCGCCGCGACGCCCAAGGGCAGGACACCGGAGCCGACCGAGTCCCAGACCTACGTCACGCCGTCGCCGCAGCCCGGCGGCCGCGCCGTCGAGTACTGGATCCAGGCGACGACCGTGAAGTGGACGGTCGTCCCGACCGAGCGCGACGACTGGCACGACGTCAAGATCCCTGGTCCGTCGACGTTCACCGCGACCGTCTACCAGCAGATGACCGAGGGCTTCGCCGCGCCGTTCGGCCCGGCCGCGATCCCCGGCCCGCGCCTGCACGCCGAGGTCGGCGACACGCTCGTCGTCCACTTCCGCAACAACATCACCGGCAAGCTCGCCCAGCCGGTGACGATGCACCCGCACGGCGTGAAGTACAACCCGGAGTACGACGGCGTCTTCATCGGCGACTACACCCGCGCCGGCGGCTTCATCGACTCCGGCGAGGAGTTCACCTACACCTGGGAGTGCGTCCCGGAGGCGGTCGGCACGTGGCCCTACCACGACCACGGCCCCAACCACACGCTCAACACGTTCCGGGGGCTCTTCGGCTCGCTGACCATCCGCGAGAGGGGCGACCCCGGGCCGGACGCCGAGCAGGTCCTGTTCATGCACCAGCTCCAGCCGCCGGTCACCGGCCTGAAGCGCGCGTACCAGTGCTTCAACGGTCGCGCCTATGCCGGCAACACGCCGATCGTCCGTGCCAAGGTCGGCCAGGACGTCGCGATCCACATCATCGGCATGGACAACAACTTCCACGACTTCCACATCCACGGCCACCGCTGGAAGGACGAAGCCGGAGCGTTCGTCGACACCCCGTCCGTCGGTCCCAACGAGACCATCACGGCGCGGTTCGTCGAGGACAACCCCGGCCGGTGGCTCTACCACTGCCATGTCTTCGCCCATCAGGACGGCGGCATGGCCGGCTGGTACCTCGTCGAGTAG
- a CDS encoding right-handed parallel beta-helix repeat-containing protein: MSHRSSIVAGVATVVAALALAPVAGAVNYPPPSFPTGAGSAKPKGPFKTLKVCKGSKKSCFPTIQSAINKANPGDTVKVANGTYHEALKITGAKKRYLKLTGNPSDPSKVVLEGKGTRGSNGVQINGAVNVTVNGFTAQHYKANGFFAVNTKDYTFTNLHAFLVGVYGIYAFNSVGGTMTDDVSAWNSDSGYYIGQTPPQTKPKRSIVKNVVSYGNVLGWSGTNMRYVTISKSKFYNNGAGMVPNTLSSERYPPEEDNVITDNDIFWNNYNYYVGAPFRVGKAAADSTAYPVGVGILLFAGRHNRIDNNRIYGNWLAGAGMIQQIILKPKLPDVSELIGNQITNNQFGLNGTDLNGRDIAYDGTGSDNCVAGNTGVTSTVGAADASGWPACPFSGANTYSADGQTQMVNWALDSDHEKFLVQHPHSTQAGLSPLLHYGDYAGTKAP, from the coding sequence GTGTCCCACCGCAGTTCCATCGTCGCCGGCGTTGCCACCGTGGTGGCCGCGCTCGCGCTCGCCCCGGTCGCCGGGGCGGTCAACTACCCGCCGCCGTCGTTCCCGACGGGCGCGGGTTCCGCCAAGCCGAAGGGCCCCTTCAAGACCCTCAAGGTCTGCAAGGGCAGCAAGAAGTCCTGCTTCCCGACGATCCAGTCGGCGATCAACAAGGCCAACCCGGGCGACACCGTCAAGGTCGCCAACGGGACCTACCACGAGGCGCTCAAGATCACCGGCGCCAAGAAGCGCTACCTGAAGCTGACCGGCAACCCGTCGGATCCGTCGAAGGTCGTGCTCGAGGGCAAGGGCACCAGGGGCTCCAACGGCGTCCAGATCAACGGCGCGGTGAACGTCACCGTCAACGGCTTCACGGCCCAGCACTACAAGGCCAACGGCTTCTTCGCCGTCAACACGAAGGACTACACCTTCACCAACCTGCACGCCTTCCTGGTCGGCGTGTACGGCATCTACGCCTTCAACTCGGTCGGCGGCACGATGACCGACGACGTGTCGGCGTGGAACAGCGACTCCGGCTACTACATCGGGCAGACCCCGCCGCAGACCAAGCCGAAGCGCTCGATCGTCAAGAACGTCGTGTCCTACGGGAACGTCCTCGGCTGGTCCGGGACGAACATGCGTTACGTGACGATCAGCAAGTCGAAGTTCTACAACAACGGCGCGGGCATGGTCCCGAACACGCTGAGCAGCGAGAGGTACCCGCCGGAAGAGGACAACGTCATCACCGACAACGACATCTTCTGGAACAACTACAACTACTACGTGGGCGCGCCGTTCAGGGTCGGCAAGGCCGCGGCGGACTCGACCGCGTACCCGGTCGGCGTCGGCATCCTGCTCTTCGCGGGCCGCCACAACCGCATCGACAACAACCGCATCTACGGCAACTGGCTGGCCGGCGCGGGCATGATCCAGCAGATCATCCTCAAGCCGAAGCTGCCGGACGTGTCGGAGCTGATCGGCAACCAGATCACGAACAACCAGTTCGGGCTCAACGGGACCGACCTCAACGGCCGCGACATCGCCTACGACGGCACGGGCAGCGACAACTGCGTCGCCGGCAACACGGGCGTGACGTCGACGGTCGGCGCCGCGGACGCGTCGGGCTGGCCGGCGTGCCCGTTCAGCGGGGCGAACACGTACTCGGCCGACGGCCAGACCCAGATGGTGAACTGGGCGCTGGACAGCGACCACGAGAAGTTCCTGGTCCAGCACCCGCACTCGACGCAGGCGGGCCTGTCGCCGCTGCTGCACTACGGCGACTACGCGGGGACGAAGGCCCCGTGA
- a CDS encoding cupredoxin domain-containing protein produces MRGRTTAIVTMVGAAAFAAAPASLAAATTKGKTRKVSVNDNYYGPSKLTVHVGDTVDWVWSEDETDVHDVDLKTAPKGVRKFQSDPLSAGESFKRKLTKPGTYKIICTFHEEEMKMTITVKKAK; encoded by the coding sequence GTGAGGGGTCGCACGACCGCGATCGTGACGATGGTGGGGGCCGCGGCGTTTGCCGCGGCCCCGGCCTCGCTGGCGGCCGCGACCACCAAGGGCAAGACCCGCAAGGTCAGCGTCAACGACAACTACTACGGGCCGTCGAAGCTGACCGTCCACGTCGGTGACACCGTCGACTGGGTCTGGTCCGAGGACGAGACCGACGTCCACGACGTCGACCTCAAGACGGCGCCCAAGGGCGTCAGGAAGTTCCAGTCGGATCCGCTCAGCGCGGGGGAGAGCTTCAAGCGCAAGCTCACCAAGCCCGGCACCTACAAGATCATCTGCACCTTCCACGAGGAGGAGATGAAGATGACGATCACGGTGAAGAAGGCGAAGTAG
- a CDS encoding DNA-3-methyladenine glycosylase I has translation MTAAELRCFGADDPLYRQYHDEEWGRPVRDEVALYERISLEAFQSGLAWITILRKRDNFRAAFEGFDPVKVARYGADDFERLMADAGIVRNRLKIEATIANARALLDLREAGESLVDVVWAHAPDPGRPAPAGWGDVPAVTPESKALAKTLKQKGFRFVGPTTAYAAMQACGLVNDHLAGCVARAVTEAAQTAIRHEEV, from the coding sequence ATGACCGCCGCAGAGCTGCGGTGCTTCGGCGCCGACGACCCGCTGTACCGGCAGTACCACGATGAGGAATGGGGACGCCCCGTGCGGGATGAGGTCGCTCTCTACGAGCGCATCTCGCTCGAGGCGTTCCAGTCCGGGCTCGCGTGGATCACGATCCTGCGCAAGCGCGACAACTTCCGCGCGGCCTTCGAGGGCTTCGACCCGGTGAAGGTCGCGCGCTACGGCGCGGATGACTTCGAGCGGCTGATGGCCGACGCGGGGATCGTCCGCAACCGGCTGAAGATCGAGGCGACGATCGCCAACGCACGTGCGCTGCTGGACCTGCGCGAGGCGGGCGAGTCGCTGGTCGACGTCGTCTGGGCGCATGCGCCCGATCCGGGCCGCCCGGCGCCGGCCGGCTGGGGCGATGTCCCGGCGGTGACGCCGGAGTCCAAGGCGCTGGCCAAGACCTTGAAGCAGAAGGGCTTCCGCTTCGTCGGGCCGACCACCGCGTACGCCGCGATGCAGGCCTGCGGGCTGGTCAACGACCACCTCGCGGGGTGCGTCGCGCGGGCCGTGACGGAGGCCGCGCAGACAGCCATCCGGCATGAAGAAGTGTGA